The proteins below come from a single Parageobacillus thermoglucosidasius genomic window:
- the deoD gene encoding purine-nucleoside phosphorylase, which yields MSIHIEAKQQEIAEKILLPGDPLRAQYIAETFLEGATCYNRVRGMLGFTGTYKGHRISVQGTGMGVPSISIYVNELIQSYHVQTLIRVGTCGAIQKDVNVRDVILAMSASTDSNMNRLTFRGRDYAPTANFALLRTAYEVGAEKGLPLKVGSVFTADMFYNDEPDWETWARYGVLAVEMETAALYTLAAKFGRKALSVLTVSDHILTGEETTAQERQTTFNDMIEVALETAIRVE from the coding sequence TTGAGCATCCATATCGAAGCAAAGCAACAAGAAATTGCTGAGAAAATTTTGCTGCCGGGTGATCCGCTCCGCGCCCAATATATCGCGGAAACATTTTTAGAAGGAGCGACATGCTACAATCGCGTGCGCGGCATGCTTGGATTTACAGGTACATACAAAGGGCACCGCATTTCTGTGCAAGGGACAGGAATGGGAGTTCCTTCGATTTCGATTTATGTCAATGAATTAATCCAAAGCTATCATGTACAAACACTCATTCGCGTTGGAACGTGCGGAGCGATTCAAAAAGATGTCAACGTTCGCGACGTTATTTTGGCGATGAGCGCATCCACGGATTCGAACATGAACCGTTTGACTTTCCGTGGGCGGGATTATGCGCCGACAGCAAATTTTGCTTTGTTGCGGACCGCTTATGAAGTCGGCGCCGAAAAAGGGCTTCCGCTAAAGGTCGGAAGTGTCTTTACTGCTGACATGTTTTATAATGACGAACCGGACTGGGAGACGTGGGCCCGCTACGGTGTTTTAGCTGTTGAGATGGAAACAGCGGCGCTGTATACGCTGGCGGCAAAATTTGGCCGAAAAGCGCTTTCTGTGCTGACGGTAAGCGACCATATTTTAACAGGAGAAGAAACAACGGCACAAGAACGGCAAACAACGTTTAACGATATGATTGAAGTGGCGCTGGAAACGGCGATTCGCGTAGAATAA
- a CDS encoding M15 family metallopeptidase: protein MKQLFQWIAVALLFLFSGCSQPNHFSSEKAADNINKVDGHAAIDKNEKKKPATDLELLLEPEYWNIVEVQNGIKVIMNPSNILALVNKEQSLPATYKPDDLVVPRVPFSFSETGVDKRYMRAEAAKALEALFAAARKDGIQLVAVSGYRSYERQKMIFAEEVKEKGEEKAIHAVALPGQSEHQTGLAMDITSPAVGYQLTTAFGETKEGKWVALHAHEYGFIIRYPKGKEAITGYQYEPWHLRYVGKKAAKVIFERNITLEEYFRIVKKM, encoded by the coding sequence ATGAAACAGCTATTTCAATGGATAGCGGTTGCATTGCTTTTTTTATTTAGCGGATGCAGCCAACCAAACCATTTTTCGAGTGAGAAAGCGGCGGACAACATAAATAAAGTTGATGGGCATGCGGCAATCGATAAAAATGAGAAAAAGAAACCAGCTACGGACCTGGAGCTATTGCTTGAACCGGAATATTGGAATATTGTCGAAGTGCAAAATGGCATAAAAGTCATTATGAATCCAAGCAATATATTGGCGCTTGTGAACAAAGAACAATCGCTGCCGGCTACGTATAAGCCGGATGATTTAGTGGTGCCGCGCGTTCCATTCTCGTTTTCCGAAACGGGCGTGGATAAACGGTATATGCGCGCCGAAGCGGCAAAAGCGCTTGAAGCGTTATTCGCCGCTGCCCGTAAAGACGGCATTCAGCTTGTAGCTGTCTCCGGTTATCGTTCTTATGAACGCCAAAAAATGATATTTGCGGAAGAAGTAAAAGAAAAAGGGGAAGAAAAGGCGATACATGCAGTCGCGCTGCCGGGGCAGAGCGAACATCAAACGGGGTTGGCGATGGACATCACAAGCCCGGCGGTTGGATATCAATTGACGACCGCTTTTGGGGAAACGAAAGAGGGAAAATGGGTTGCCCTTCATGCTCATGAGTACGGGTTTATTATTCGTTATCCGAAAGGAAAAGAAGCCATCACCGGATACCAATATGAACCGTGGCATCTTCGCTATGTCGGCAAAAAAGCGGCGAAAGTGATATTCGAAAGAAACATAACGCTGGAAGAATACTTCCGCATTGTGAAAAAGATGTAA